A region from the Penaeus monodon isolate SGIC_2016 chromosome 17, NSTDA_Pmon_1, whole genome shotgun sequence genome encodes:
- the LOC119583266 gene encoding collagen alpha-1(I) chain-like: MPECRFMGSGLGSGRKPRALALSCRPRGPAEGWGPMGKPPPGGSPQGGKPGKKKRPASGNSAKGPAGKVLGHCGIPTASTPGGRGFETPFGAPPPGPGPEAEKLRQAGTPEALQGGARAWISGFKKEPGALGQRSPPRALGPEG; the protein is encoded by the exons ATGCCAGAGTGTAGATTTATGGGGTCGGGCCTGGGATCGGGGAGGAAACCCCGGGCCCTCGCGCTTTCGTGTCGCCCCCGTGgtcctgcagaaggctggggacccatgggaaaaCCGCCCCCGGG tGGATCTCCCCAGGGCGGGAAACCCGGGAAGAAAAAAAGGCCTGCAAGtggtaacagcgcaaaggggcCCGCGGGGAAGGTTTTGGGGCATTGCGGCATCCCAACGGCCTCTACACCaggtggcagaggctttgaaacgccttttGGGGCACCCCCACCGGGGCCAG GACCAGAAGCTGAAAAACTACGTCAAGCAGGAACCCCCGAGGCCCTGCAGGGGGGGGCGAGGGCTTGGATTTCGGGCTTCAAGAAGGAACCAGGGGCCCTGGGCCAGCGCTCCCCCCCCCGTGCCctggggccagaaggctaa